In one Cellulomonas sp. JZ18 genomic region, the following are encoded:
- a CDS encoding LysM peptidoglycan-binding domain-containing protein, which translates to MARVATGTGATLALATVALAATGTAGHAADSYTVRDGDTLSAIAKRTGTTVRALAAENALADPSRIRAGQVLRLSSAAAAAAPAPSAAATSAGATYTVRSGDTVSAIAARHGTTVQAVVAANGLDARAFIRAGQTLVVPGAAASTAATAPAAAAATGGTYTVRTGDTVSAIAARHGTTVQAVVAANGLDARAFIRAGQTLVVPGAAAPAAAPAAVTSGLVGNTFAGRTYPEHVVASANQNKASLLATGVPSRDEMRAKVAATARAMGVDPALAQAIAFQESGFNHTAVSPANAIGTMQVIPSSGEWASQMVGRPLNLLHPDDNVVAGVAILRSLVRTSPDLPTAIASYYQGASSVKRNGMYADTRRYVANVQTLMTQYR; encoded by the coding sequence GTGGCCCGCGTCGCCACCGGGACGGGCGCCACTCTCGCGCTCGCCACGGTCGCGCTCGCCGCGACCGGCACCGCCGGCCACGCCGCCGACAGCTACACGGTCCGGGACGGCGACACGCTCTCGGCCATCGCCAAGCGGACCGGCACGACCGTGCGCGCGCTCGCCGCGGAGAACGCGCTCGCCGACCCGTCGCGGATCCGCGCCGGGCAGGTGCTGCGCCTGTCGTCCGCCGCTGCGGCCGCGGCCCCCGCCCCGTCGGCCGCGGCGACGTCCGCCGGCGCGACCTACACGGTGCGCAGCGGCGACACCGTCTCCGCCATCGCCGCGCGTCACGGCACCACGGTCCAGGCCGTCGTCGCCGCGAACGGGCTGGACGCGCGCGCCTTCATCCGCGCCGGGCAGACGCTCGTGGTCCCCGGGGCCGCCGCGTCGACCGCGGCCACGGCCCCCGCGGCCGCCGCGGCCACGGGCGGCACCTACACGGTCCGCACCGGTGACACCGTCTCGGCCATCGCCGCGCGTCACGGCACCACGGTCCAGGCCGTCGTCGCCGCGAACGGGCTCGACGCGCGCGCCTTCATCCGCGCCGGGCAGACGCTCGTCGTGCCGGGTGCCGCCGCGCCCGCAGCGGCCCCTGCCGCGGTCACCTCGGGCCTGGTCGGGAACACGTTCGCCGGGCGGACGTACCCGGAGCACGTCGTCGCCTCGGCCAACCAGAACAAGGCCAGCCTGCTCGCGACGGGGGTCCCCTCCCGTGACGAGATGCGCGCCAAGGTCGCCGCGACCGCGCGCGCCATGGGCGTCGACCCGGCGCTGGCGCAGGCGATCGCGTTCCAGGAGTCGGGGTTCAACCACACCGCCGTCTCCCCCGCGAACGCGATCGGGACGATGCAGGTCATCCCCTCGTCCGGGGAGTGGGCGTCGCAGATGGTGGGCCGTCCGCTCAACCTGCTGCACCCCGACGACAACGTCGTGGCCGGCGTGGCGATCCTGCGCTCGCTCGTGCGCACGTCCCCGGACCTGCCGACGGCCATCGCCTCCTACTACCAGGGCGCCTCGTCGGTGAAGCGCAACGGCATGTACGCGGACACCCGCCGCTACGTGGCGAACGTGCAGACGCTCATGACGCAGTACCGCTGA
- a CDS encoding Rv2175c family DNA-binding protein, translating to MSAPHPDDLVDAWLTVPDVAERLGTDAGKVRRMLQERRIVGVRRGDPAVLSVPEAFLVPGHLANPAAPGRAEDEPAWTVLAALQGTLTVLADSGFTDDEAVVWLFTPDDALGTTPVAALRAGRKTEVRRIAQALL from the coding sequence GTGAGCGCACCGCACCCCGACGACCTCGTCGACGCCTGGTTGACCGTCCCCGACGTGGCCGAGCGGCTCGGCACCGACGCCGGCAAGGTCCGGCGGATGCTGCAGGAACGGCGCATCGTCGGGGTGCGCCGGGGCGACCCCGCGGTGCTGAGCGTCCCCGAGGCGTTCCTGGTGCCGGGCCACCTGGCGAACCCCGCGGCGCCCGGCCGGGCGGAGGACGAGCCCGCGTGGACCGTGCTGGCCGCGCTGCAGGGCACGCTGACGGTCCTCGCCGACAGCGGCTTCACGGACGACGAGGCCGTCGTCTGGTTGTTCACCCCGGACGACGCCCTCGGCACGACGCCGGTCGCCGCGCTGCGCGCGGGCCGCAAGACCGAGGTGCGGCGGATCGCCCAGGCGCTGCTCTGA
- a CDS encoding polyprenyl synthetase family protein, translating into MRAGVDAALDRHVARLRSVVAAVSGDGAPLVDAVERMVAGGKRLRAAFCYWSWRAHGGEPGSPAEAAVLRAGAALELFQAAALFHDDVMDDSDTRRGQPAAHRTFAAGHAARGLLGDGERFGAAAAILLGDLALVASEQEWAEAERDLPEGTARTARAVFDLMRTEVTVGQYLDVLAQALPWGDDAGDERRAWEVLRAKSARYSVEHPLVLGAALAGADEAALEGCRTVGLPLGEAFQLRDDLLGVFGDPAATGKPAGDDLREGKRTVLVARALHRARSAGDEATVAALTTGLGDRGLDDAQVRTLAARIAATGAPDEVERLIEELTAQAFAAVEARGWPEPARSQVLALARAAVDRRA; encoded by the coding sequence CTGCGCGCGGGTGTCGACGCCGCCCTCGACCGGCACGTCGCACGGCTGCGCTCCGTCGTCGCAGCCGTGTCCGGGGACGGGGCGCCGCTGGTCGACGCGGTGGAGCGCATGGTCGCCGGGGGCAAGCGGCTGCGTGCCGCGTTCTGCTACTGGTCGTGGCGGGCGCACGGCGGCGAACCCGGTTCGCCGGCCGAGGCCGCCGTCCTGCGCGCCGGCGCCGCGCTCGAGCTCTTCCAGGCCGCCGCGCTGTTCCACGACGACGTCATGGACGACTCCGACACCCGCCGCGGCCAGCCGGCCGCGCACCGGACGTTCGCGGCCGGGCACGCCGCGCGCGGCCTGCTGGGCGACGGCGAGCGCTTCGGCGCGGCCGCCGCCATCCTGCTGGGCGACCTCGCGCTCGTCGCGAGCGAGCAGGAGTGGGCGGAGGCCGAGCGTGACCTCCCCGAGGGCACGGCACGCACCGCACGCGCCGTCTTCGACCTCATGCGGACCGAGGTCACGGTCGGCCAGTACCTCGACGTGCTCGCGCAGGCGCTGCCGTGGGGTGACGACGCGGGCGACGAGCGCCGCGCGTGGGAGGTGCTGCGGGCCAAGTCGGCGCGCTACAGCGTCGAGCACCCGCTCGTCCTGGGCGCCGCCCTCGCCGGCGCCGACGAGGCCGCGCTCGAGGGGTGCCGCACGGTCGGGCTGCCGCTCGGCGAGGCGTTCCAGCTGCGCGACGACCTCCTGGGCGTCTTCGGCGACCCGGCGGCGACGGGCAAGCCCGCGGGCGACGACCTGCGCGAGGGCAAGCGCACGGTCCTGGTGGCGCGGGCCCTGCACCGCGCCCGCAGCGCGGGCGACGAGGCGACGGTGGCCGCCCTGACGACCGGGCTCGGGGACCGTGGTCTCGACGACGCTCAGGTGCGCACCCTGGCCGCCAGGATCGCGGCGACCGGCGCACCGGACGAGGTGGAGCGGCTGATCGAGGAGCTCACGGCCCAGGCGTTCGCGGCCGTCGAGGCCCGCGGCTGGCCCGAGCCTGCCCGCAGCCAGGTGCTCGCGCTGGCCCGGGCGGCCGTCGACCGCCGGGCCTGA
- a CDS encoding DUF4192 domain-containing protein: protein MDHLTLRLDDPRELLAYVPHRLGFRPHESAVAVALRGPRGRVGLVVRVDLDDLAHPTHGPQVARALAGHLDRDGATRVLLVAYTERDAGERLAREGAAHLAEACDVPVGPLEALLVSAGAYRCLACPPGCCPPGGRPLDDLRSTRVGAEMVLAGSVVVDRREDLARIPSAPAEARRSVARARGRWDAARLRAAADGDDAVAAWRLASLRAWREEVGDAVARPAPAVGVRGTATDARGPGGRTTFSRLGRVEAGLRDRRVRDAVLVTLVPGTGRLPERSLAAPQVRAADDRLLGDAMARVVDPDVGVAPPPSARRHEVVLEQVVAHGRAGGQPPALTLLGLLAWWRGDGARASLLLDRALAGDGEYRLALLLARTLEAGLPPGWVRREG, encoded by the coding sequence ATGGACCACCTCACGCTCCGGCTCGACGACCCGCGCGAGCTCCTCGCCTACGTCCCCCACCGCCTCGGGTTCCGCCCGCACGAGAGCGCCGTCGCCGTGGCCCTTCGGGGCCCGCGCGGACGCGTCGGTCTGGTGGTGCGCGTCGACCTCGACGACCTCGCGCACCCGACCCACGGACCGCAGGTCGCCCGCGCGCTCGCCGGGCACCTGGACCGGGACGGCGCGACCCGCGTCCTGCTCGTCGCGTACACGGAGCGGGACGCGGGGGAGCGGCTGGCGCGGGAGGGGGCCGCGCACCTCGCCGAGGCGTGCGACGTGCCCGTCGGGCCGCTGGAGGCGCTCCTCGTGTCCGCGGGCGCGTACCGCTGCCTGGCGTGCCCGCCCGGCTGCTGCCCGCCCGGGGGCAGGCCGCTGGACGACCTGCGCAGCACGCGGGTCGGGGCCGAGATGGTGCTGGCCGGCTCCGTCGTGGTGGACCGCCGCGAGGACCTGGCGCGCATCCCGTCGGCCCCCGCCGAGGCACGCAGGTCCGTGGCACGAGCCCGTGGTCGCTGGGACGCGGCCCGGCTGCGTGCTGCGGCGGACGGTGACGACGCGGTGGCTGCGTGGCGCCTCGCGTCGCTGCGCGCCTGGCGCGAGGAGGTCGGGGACGCGGTCGCTCGTCCCGCACCGGCGGTGGGCGTCCGGGGGACCGCCACGGACGCGCGAGGGCCGGGCGGCCGCACGACCTTCAGCAGGCTGGGGCGCGTCGAGGCGGGGCTTCGTGACCGTCGGGTGCGCGACGCGGTGCTCGTCACGCTCGTACCCGGGACGGGACGCCTGCCGGAGCGCTCGCTCGCGGCCCCGCAGGTGCGCGCCGCGGACGACCGCCTCCTCGGGGACGCCATGGCGCGCGTCGTCGACCCGGACGTCGGCGTCGCGCCCCCGCCGTCGGCGCGGCGGCACGAGGTGGTCCTCGAGCAGGTGGTCGCCCACGGCCGAGCGGGCGGGCAGCCGCCCGCTCTGACGCTGCTCGGGCTCCTGGCGTGGTGGCGGGGGGACGGCGCGCGTGCGTCGCTGCTGCTCGACCGCGCGCTCGCCGGGGACGGCGAGTACCGGCTCGCGCTGCTCCTGGCGCGCACGCTGGAGGCCGGTCTGCCGCCGGGCTGGGTCCGCCGGGAGGGCTGA
- a CDS encoding universal stress protein, with product MGIVVGYLATPEGRAALDAAVDEARLRSTPVVVVASVRLDEGPERRTETEEALAGVQRELTGLGVAHEVRLLTGGDVADDLITTAEEVGAQLVVLGLRRRSPVGKLILGANAQRVLFDAPCPVLTVKPAAR from the coding sequence ATGGGGATCGTGGTCGGCTACCTGGCGACCCCGGAGGGGCGTGCAGCGCTCGATGCGGCGGTCGACGAGGCGCGGCTGCGCTCCACACCGGTCGTCGTGGTCGCGAGCGTCCGTCTCGACGAGGGGCCGGAGCGGCGCACCGAGACGGAGGAGGCCCTCGCGGGCGTCCAGCGGGAGCTGACGGGCCTGGGTGTCGCGCACGAGGTGCGGCTGCTCACCGGCGGTGACGTCGCCGACGACCTCATCACGACCGCCGAGGAGGTCGGCGCGCAGCTGGTCGTGCTCGGTCTGCGTCGTCGCAGCCCGGTCGGCAAGCTCATCCTCGGGGCGAACGCCCAGCGGGTGCTCTTCGACGCGCCCTGCCCCGTGCTCACGGTCAAGCCCGCCGCACGCTGA
- a CDS encoding RNA polymerase sigma factor: MTSQTPHPALPREFQHPALQELVRRGHTHGSVDTDSVRAACEAAGVEGAKRLRAVVRGLGTAGVTVNDLGSAGRAVAATSAKSRPAARASVAEGTRTESATATATKPKTTKAATKPATKSTGPKSAAAKTAPTKAAPADDETAEDVEDIDDAEVQIDEVEEIVDVEATDDDATESDDDSETETSEEPAEARPAAKEETSEDIGFVYSDADDDDAPAQQVVTAGATADPVKDYLKQIGKVALLNAEQEVELAKRIEAGLFAEEKLANSPNIEPKLRRELQWIAQDGRRAKNHLLEANLRLVVSLAKRYTGRGMLFLDLIQEGNLGLIRAVEKFDYTKGYKFSTYATWWIRQAITRAMADQARTIRIPVHMVEVINKLARVQRQMLQDLGREPTPEELAKELDMTPEKVVEVQKYGREPISLHTPLGEDGDSEFGDLIEDSEAVVPADAVSFTLLQEQLHQVLDTLSEREAGVVSMRFGLTDGQPKTLDEIGKVYGVTRERIRQIESKTMSKLRHPSRSQVLRDYLD, from the coding sequence GTGACGTCCCAGACCCCGCATCCCGCACTCCCGCGCGAGTTCCAGCACCCGGCGCTCCAGGAGCTGGTGAGGCGCGGGCACACCCACGGCAGCGTCGACACCGACTCCGTGCGTGCCGCCTGCGAGGCCGCCGGCGTCGAGGGTGCCAAGCGCCTGCGCGCCGTCGTGCGCGGGCTCGGCACCGCCGGCGTGACGGTGAACGACCTCGGCTCGGCCGGTCGTGCGGTCGCCGCCACCAGCGCCAAGTCCCGCCCCGCCGCGCGTGCCTCGGTCGCCGAGGGGACGCGCACGGAGTCCGCGACGGCCACCGCGACCAAGCCGAAGACCACGAAGGCGGCGACGAAGCCGGCGACGAAGTCGACCGGCCCGAAGTCCGCCGCCGCGAAGACGGCGCCGACGAAGGCCGCACCGGCCGACGACGAGACGGCCGAGGACGTCGAGGACATCGACGACGCCGAGGTGCAGATCGACGAGGTCGAGGAGATCGTCGACGTCGAGGCGACGGACGACGACGCGACCGAGTCGGACGACGACAGCGAGACCGAGACGAGCGAGGAGCCCGCCGAGGCGCGTCCGGCCGCCAAGGAGGAGACGAGCGAGGACATCGGCTTCGTCTACTCCGACGCGGACGACGACGACGCACCGGCGCAGCAGGTCGTCACGGCCGGTGCCACCGCCGACCCGGTCAAGGACTACCTCAAGCAGATCGGCAAGGTCGCGCTGCTCAACGCCGAGCAGGAGGTCGAGCTCGCCAAGCGCATCGAGGCCGGCCTGTTCGCCGAGGAGAAGCTCGCGAACAGCCCGAACATCGAGCCGAAGCTGCGGCGTGAGCTGCAGTGGATCGCGCAGGACGGGCGTCGTGCCAAGAACCACCTGCTCGAGGCGAACCTCCGGCTCGTCGTCTCCCTGGCCAAGCGCTACACCGGTCGCGGCATGCTCTTCCTGGACCTGATCCAGGAGGGCAACCTCGGTCTGATCCGTGCGGTCGAGAAGTTCGACTACACCAAGGGCTACAAGTTCTCGACGTACGCCACGTGGTGGATCCGGCAGGCCATCACGCGCGCCATGGCGGACCAGGCCCGGACCATCCGCATCCCGGTGCACATGGTCGAGGTCATCAACAAGCTCGCCCGCGTGCAGCGCCAGATGCTCCAGGACCTGGGCCGCGAGCCCACGCCGGAGGAGCTGGCCAAGGAGCTGGACATGACGCCCGAGAAGGTCGTCGAGGTCCAGAAGTACGGCCGCGAGCCCATCTCGCTGCACACCCCGCTCGGCGAGGACGGCGACAGCGAGTTCGGCGACCTCATCGAGGACTCGGAGGCCGTCGTCCCGGCGGACGCGGTCAGCTTCACGCTGCTGCAGGAGCAGCTGCACCAGGTCCTCGACACGCTCTCGGAGCGCGAGGCCGGCGTCGTCTCGATGCGCTTCGGCCTGACGGACGGTCAGCCGAAGACCCTCGACGAGATCGGCAAGGTCTACGGCGTCACGCGTGAGCGCATCCGCCAGATCGAGTCGAAGACGATGTCGAAGCTGCGGCACCCGTCGCGCTCGCAGGTGCTGCGCGACTACCTCGACTGA
- a CDS encoding type IIA DNA topoisomerase subunit B, which yields MTTTSSTPGYTARHLSVLEGLEAVRKRPGMYIGTTDSRGLMHCLWEIIDNSVDEALGGHGDRIEIVLHADQSVEVRDNGRGIPVDVEPKTGLTGVEVVFTKLHAGGKFGGGSYAASGGLHGVGASVVNALSARLDVEVDRHGRTHRMSFHRGEPGVFDDSAGVSPDSPFEPFVSGSELAVVGKVAKARTGTRVRYWADRQIFLPSAVFSYDELVTRARQTSFLVPGLALTVRDERGIPGTPGKHGPHEETFLHEGGVVDFVDHLAPDAPVTDVWHLTGAGTFTETVPVLDDRGHMTPQEVARTCEVDVALRWGTGYGTEVRSFVNIIATPKGGTHLAGFEAALLKTLRAQVTANARRLKVSSKDSSERIEKEDVLAGLTAVVTVRLAEPQFEGQTKEVLGTAPVRGIVARVVEQQLTELLTSAKREHKAHAAALLDKVVGEMRARISARKQKEISRRKTALESSSLPAKLADCRIDDVERSELFIVEGDSALGTAKLARSSDYQALLPIRGKILNVQKASVGDMLKNAECAAIIQVIGAGSGRTFDLEAARYGKVVLMTDADVDGAHIRTLLLTLFFRYMRPLVEAGRVFAAVPPLHRIEIIGAGSRKNEYVYTYSEAELAATLKKLDRSGRRYKDDIQRYKGLGEMDADQLAETTMDPRHRTLRRVTVEAAQRAEEIFELLMGSDVAPRKDFIVAGAHALDRSRIDA from the coding sequence GTGACGACGACCTCCTCGACCCCCGGCTACACCGCTCGGCACCTGTCGGTGCTCGAGGGGCTGGAGGCGGTCCGCAAGCGCCCCGGCATGTACATCGGCACGACCGACAGCCGCGGGCTCATGCACTGCCTCTGGGAGATCATCGACAACTCCGTCGACGAGGCGCTGGGCGGCCACGGCGACCGCATCGAGATCGTGCTGCACGCCGACCAGTCCGTCGAGGTGCGGGACAACGGGCGCGGCATCCCCGTGGACGTCGAGCCCAAGACCGGTCTCACGGGCGTCGAGGTCGTGTTCACCAAGCTCCACGCGGGCGGCAAGTTCGGTGGCGGCTCGTACGCCGCGTCGGGCGGTCTGCACGGCGTCGGCGCCTCCGTCGTGAACGCGCTGTCGGCACGCCTCGACGTCGAGGTCGACCGGCACGGCCGCACGCACCGCATGAGCTTCCACCGCGGCGAGCCGGGCGTGTTCGACGACAGCGCGGGCGTCAGCCCCGACTCGCCGTTCGAGCCGTTCGTCTCCGGCTCGGAGCTCGCCGTCGTCGGCAAGGTGGCGAAGGCGCGGACGGGCACGCGCGTGCGCTACTGGGCCGACCGGCAGATCTTCCTGCCGTCCGCGGTGTTCTCGTACGACGAGCTCGTGACGCGGGCGCGCCAGACGAGCTTCCTCGTGCCCGGCCTCGCGCTGACCGTGCGCGACGAGCGGGGGATCCCGGGCACCCCCGGCAAGCACGGGCCGCACGAGGAGACGTTCCTGCACGAGGGCGGCGTCGTCGACTTCGTCGACCACCTCGCGCCCGACGCGCCCGTGACCGACGTCTGGCACCTGACCGGCGCGGGAACCTTCACCGAGACGGTGCCGGTGCTCGACGACCGCGGCCACATGACGCCGCAGGAGGTCGCGCGCACGTGCGAGGTGGACGTCGCGCTGCGCTGGGGCACCGGGTACGGCACCGAGGTCCGCAGCTTCGTCAACATCATCGCGACGCCCAAGGGCGGCACCCACCTCGCGGGGTTCGAGGCCGCGCTGCTCAAGACGCTGCGCGCCCAGGTCACGGCGAACGCCCGGCGCCTGAAGGTCTCGTCGAAGGACTCCTCGGAGCGCATCGAGAAGGAGGACGTGCTCGCCGGCCTCACCGCCGTCGTGACCGTCCGTCTCGCCGAGCCGCAGTTCGAGGGGCAGACCAAGGAGGTGCTGGGCACCGCGCCGGTGCGCGGCATCGTGGCCCGGGTCGTCGAGCAGCAGCTCACGGAGCTGCTGACGTCCGCGAAGCGCGAGCACAAGGCGCACGCCGCGGCGCTCCTCGACAAGGTGGTCGGCGAGATGCGGGCGCGGATCTCCGCGCGCAAGCAGAAGGAGATCTCCCGCCGCAAGACCGCGCTCGAGTCCTCGTCGCTGCCGGCGAAGCTGGCCGACTGCCGCATCGACGACGTGGAGCGCAGCGAGCTGTTCATCGTCGAGGGCGACAGCGCGCTGGGCACCGCCAAGCTGGCGCGCAGCTCGGACTACCAGGCCCTCCTGCCGATCCGCGGCAAGATCCTCAACGTCCAGAAGGCGTCCGTGGGCGACATGCTCAAGAACGCCGAGTGCGCCGCGATCATCCAGGTCATCGGCGCCGGTTCGGGGCGCACGTTCGACCTCGAGGCCGCGCGGTACGGCAAGGTCGTCCTGATGACCGACGCCGACGTCGACGGCGCCCACATCCGCACCCTGCTGCTCACGCTGTTCTTCCGGTACATGCGTCCGCTCGTCGAGGCCGGGCGCGTGTTCGCGGCCGTGCCGCCGCTGCACCGCATCGAGATCATCGGCGCGGGCTCGCGGAAGAACGAGTACGTCTACACGTACTCCGAGGCGGAGCTCGCGGCGACGCTGAAGAAGCTCGACCGGTCGGGCCGCCGGTACAAGGACGACATCCAGCGCTACAAGGGGCTCGGCGAGATGGACGCCGACCAGCTCGCGGAGA